The following coding sequences lie in one Maribacter forsetii DSM 18668 genomic window:
- a CDS encoding CAP domain-containing protein produces the protein MKSTFIYLALIVTILSSCSRYENFAGYEDTSEDSPSELTLASSKMHSTMEADLFELINNYRISVGLNPFEFESISYYYATLHTNYMISKGITSHDMFTKRASGISKRTDAVFVAENVARNYDTIEEAFDAWLDSEGHRKNLEGDFNYSAISIVENSNGDYYFTQIFVKQ, from the coding sequence ATGAAATCCACTTTCATTTATTTAGCTTTAATCGTTACCATTTTATCATCCTGTTCTAGATACGAGAACTTTGCAGGATATGAAGATACATCAGAAGACTCACCTTCAGAACTAACTTTAGCTTCTTCAAAAATGCATAGCACAATGGAAGCCGACCTTTTTGAATTAATAAATAATTATAGAATAAGTGTAGGTTTAAATCCATTTGAATTTGAAAGCATTTCATATTACTATGCTACATTGCACACGAATTACATGATTTCTAAAGGAATTACCAGTCATGATATGTTCACCAAACGCGCATCGGGTATTTCTAAAAGAACAGATGCTGTATTTGTTGCTGAAAATGTAGCAAGAAATTATGATACCATAGAGGAAGCTTTCGATGCTTGGTTAGATAGTGAAGGGCATAGAAAAAATTTAGAGGGAGATTTTAATTACTCAGCCATCAGCATTGTTGAAAATAGTAACGGCGACTATTATTTTACTCAAATATTTGTAAAACAATAA
- a CDS encoding acyl-ACP desaturase — protein sequence MSNKNIRLEVMQALEPKVESFMESFLIKPEDIWQPTDFLPDSEKDTFLQEVKDIREESKDLGYDFWVTMVADTITEEALPTYESWLMDVVGIDQHGDHKTNGWAKWVRAWTAEENRHGDVLNKYLYLSGRVNMREIEITTQHLISDGFDIGTDRDPYKNFVYTSFQELATNISHKRVGQMAKKKGNALLGKMCTIIAGDEMRHHLAYREFVKTILGEDPSGMMIAFADMMKKKIVMPAHFLRESGGTIGSAFENFSNCAQRLGVYTAQDYVDILSKLNAYWELDSVRSLNEEAEKARDYLIKLPSRLERIAERMKFPQDQYHFKWVEANGAL from the coding sequence ATGTCTAATAAAAATATAAGATTAGAAGTGATGCAGGCATTAGAGCCTAAGGTAGAGAGTTTCATGGAATCTTTCCTTATAAAACCAGAGGATATATGGCAGCCAACAGATTTTTTACCAGATTCTGAAAAAGATACATTTTTACAAGAGGTAAAAGATATTCGTGAAGAGTCTAAGGACTTAGGGTATGACTTTTGGGTAACCATGGTAGCGGATACCATTACCGAAGAAGCCTTGCCAACTTATGAATCTTGGTTAATGGATGTTGTTGGTATTGACCAGCACGGTGACCATAAAACCAATGGTTGGGCTAAATGGGTACGTGCTTGGACTGCAGAAGAAAATAGACATGGAGATGTGTTGAACAAATATCTTTATTTATCTGGAAGGGTAAATATGAGAGAGATTGAAATAACGACCCAGCATTTAATTTCTGATGGTTTTGATATTGGTACTGATCGTGATCCATATAAGAACTTTGTATATACCTCTTTTCAAGAATTAGCTACCAATATTTCGCATAAGCGTGTGGGGCAAATGGCGAAGAAGAAAGGAAATGCCTTATTAGGTAAAATGTGTACTATAATTGCCGGTGATGAAATGAGACACCATTTGGCGTACAGAGAATTCGTGAAGACTATTTTAGGCGAAGATCCATCTGGTATGATGATCGCCTTTGCAGATATGATGAAGAAGAAGATTGTTATGCCAGCACATTTTTTACGTGAGTCTGGTGGTACAATTGGTTCTGCTTTTGAGAACTTCTCTAACTGTGCACAGCGTTTAGGTGTATATACAGCGCAAGATTACGTTGATATTCTAAGCAAGTTGAATGCGTATTGGGAACTGGATTCTGTTCGTTCTTTAAATGAAGAAGCTGAAAAGGCTCGTGACTACTTAATTAAGTTACCATCAAGATTAGAGCGGATTGCAGAAAGAATGAAATTTCCGCAAGACCAATATCACTTTAAGTGGGTAGAGGCAAACGGAGCATTATAA
- the amaB gene encoding L-piperidine-6-carboxylate dehydrogenase, whose translation MSKIAADFGIHDALKALGIKDINEGTSTGANHFSSGEVISSYSPVDGSLIAKVKTTTEADYEKVMSTATTAFKEWRTKPAPQRGEVVRQFGDKLRELKEPLGKLVSYEMGKSYQEGLGEVQEMIDICDFAVGLSRQLHGLTMHSERPGHRMYEQYHSLGVVGIISAFNFPVAVWAWNTALAWICGDVCVWKPSEKTPLCGIACQNIAAAVMKANNLPEGISCLINGDYKIGELMTQDKRVPLVSATGSIRMGKIVAQAVAARLGKSLLELGGNNAIIVTPDADLKMTVIGAVFGAVGTAGQRCTSTRRLIIHESMYDKVKDAVVAAYQQLRIGNPLDENNHVGPLIDTDAVAQYNKALEKVVKEGGKLIVEGGVLEGKGYESGCYVKPAIAEAENDFEIVQHETFAPVLYLLKYTGDVDNAIAIQNGVVQGLSSAIMTNNLCEAEHFLSAWGSDCGIANVNIGTSGAEIGGAFGGEKETGGGRESGSDAWKVYMRRQTNTINYTTELPLAQGIKFDL comes from the coding sequence ATGTCAAAAATTGCAGCAGATTTCGGAATACATGATGCCCTAAAAGCATTAGGAATTAAAGATATTAATGAGGGAACCTCAACCGGAGCTAATCATTTTTCATCAGGAGAGGTAATTTCATCATACTCGCCGGTAGATGGCTCGTTAATTGCAAAAGTCAAAACAACGACAGAAGCTGATTATGAAAAAGTAATGTCTACTGCAACGACAGCTTTTAAAGAGTGGAGAACCAAACCTGCACCGCAACGTGGAGAAGTTGTTAGACAGTTTGGTGACAAACTTAGAGAACTTAAAGAACCTTTAGGTAAGCTTGTTTCTTACGAAATGGGCAAAAGCTATCAAGAAGGTCTGGGAGAGGTTCAAGAAATGATAGATATCTGTGATTTTGCAGTAGGATTATCACGACAATTACACGGATTAACGATGCATTCTGAAAGACCTGGGCATAGAATGTACGAGCAATATCATTCATTAGGTGTTGTAGGTATTATATCTGCATTTAATTTTCCTGTTGCCGTATGGGCGTGGAATACGGCACTAGCCTGGATCTGCGGTGATGTTTGTGTTTGGAAACCTTCTGAAAAAACACCTTTGTGTGGTATTGCATGCCAAAACATAGCTGCCGCGGTAATGAAAGCCAACAACTTACCAGAAGGTATTTCTTGCTTAATAAATGGCGATTATAAAATTGGAGAATTAATGACCCAAGATAAAAGAGTACCATTAGTATCTGCTACCGGATCTATTAGAATGGGAAAAATAGTTGCTCAGGCCGTTGCTGCCAGACTTGGAAAATCTTTACTTGAACTTGGTGGCAACAATGCAATTATTGTTACACCAGACGCTGACCTAAAAATGACCGTTATAGGTGCCGTGTTCGGCGCTGTAGGTACTGCTGGTCAACGTTGTACTTCTACTAGAAGATTGATTATTCATGAATCTATGTATGATAAGGTAAAAGATGCGGTTGTTGCAGCTTATCAACAATTAAGAATTGGTAACCCGTTAGATGAAAACAATCATGTAGGTCCGTTAATTGATACAGATGCTGTTGCTCAATACAACAAGGCTTTAGAAAAAGTAGTTAAAGAAGGTGGTAAACTAATCGTTGAAGGCGGAGTGTTAGAAGGTAAGGGCTATGAAAGTGGTTGTTACGTAAAACCTGCTATTGCAGAAGCTGAAAATGATTTTGAAATTGTACAGCACGAAACATTTGCCCCTGTACTTTACTTATTAAAATATACTGGTGATGTTGATAATGCAATTGCTATTCAAAATGGCGTTGTACAAGGGTTATCTTCTGCTATTATGACGAACAACCTATGTGAAGCGGAACATTTTCTTTCTGCCTGGGGTAGTGATTGTGGTATTGCCAATGTAAACATAGGTACTTCTGGTGCTGAAATAGGTGGTGCATTCGGCGGTGAGAAAGAAACTGGTGGTGGTCGCGAAAGTGGTTCAGATGCTTGGAAAGTGTACATGAGAAGACAAACCAATACTATTAACTATACCACAGAGCTTCCTTTGGCACAGGGTATAAAGTTTGATCTATAA
- a CDS encoding OmpA family protein produces the protein MTRTIKYLLLMLIPIVVGTYFFYNWCSECATQVVDKEPATQKEIIKEPSATSYPFAIDGNGFAYNTNDNYNFNISSHNFLTPLSADLTKGITGLQGHLAENENNVINVTGYYTSQEENNTAFPNLGLARANSIKNDLASKGFSTAQINTQGKLMDEMIAKESTYWGAASFGLVEKSATAEDDLKALYEKINADPLILYFNTAEASIHLDATQRQKVADISRYLDKVSDAKASVVGHTDSQGRASTNMRLGQDRAEFAKNYLMQNGIAADKIIATSKGQTQPIADNATEEGRVKNRRTVITLK, from the coding sequence ATGACAAGAACAATCAAGTATTTATTATTGATGTTGATTCCCATTGTAGTCGGTACTTACTTCTTTTATAACTGGTGTAGCGAATGCGCTACTCAAGTTGTAGATAAAGAACCCGCTACACAAAAGGAAATCATAAAAGAGCCCTCGGCTACATCGTATCCCTTCGCTATAGATGGAAACGGATTTGCCTATAACACCAATGACAATTATAATTTCAATATCTCTTCGCATAACTTTTTAACACCATTAAGTGCAGACCTTACCAAAGGAATTACAGGTTTACAAGGTCATTTAGCTGAGAACGAAAACAATGTTATTAACGTAACTGGTTATTATACTAGCCAAGAAGAGAATAATACCGCATTCCCTAATTTAGGACTTGCGAGAGCAAATTCAATTAAGAACGACTTAGCTTCAAAAGGATTCTCTACTGCTCAAATTAATACGCAGGGAAAACTTATGGACGAAATGATTGCTAAAGAGAGTACTTATTGGGGTGCAGCTTCCTTTGGTCTTGTTGAAAAATCCGCGACCGCAGAAGATGACCTTAAAGCATTGTATGAAAAAATAAATGCTGATCCATTAATTCTTTATTTTAACACTGCAGAAGCCTCTATTCATTTAGATGCTACGCAACGCCAAAAAGTTGCCGATATATCTAGATATTTAGATAAGGTTTCTGATGCCAAGGCAAGCGTTGTTGGTCATACAGATTCACAAGGGCGAGCAAGTACAAACATGAGACTAGGTCAAGATAGAGCAGAATTCGCTAAAAATTACTTAATGCAAAACGGAATAGCTGCAGATAAGATAATTGCTACATCCAAAGGGCAAACACAACCCATTGCCGATAATGCCACTGAAGAAGGCAGAGTAAAAAATAGACGAACGGTTATTACATTAAAATAA
- a CDS encoding DUF1304 domain-containing protein gives MILIAKIITALVALIHIYILWFEMFAWTTTGRKVFQNFPKDLFEPTKSMAANQGLYNGFLAAGLIWSFFITEIQWSANVALFFLGCVAIAGAYGALTVSKKIFIVQSIPALIGIILWSIIKFS, from the coding sequence ATGATACTAATAGCTAAAATAATTACTGCTCTTGTAGCCCTGATCCATATTTATATTCTTTGGTTTGAAATGTTTGCATGGACAACGACAGGTAGAAAGGTTTTTCAAAATTTTCCAAAAGATTTATTTGAACCCACAAAGTCCATGGCGGCAAACCAAGGGCTTTATAATGGCTTCTTAGCTGCTGGGTTGATCTGGTCATTTTTCATTACCGAAATACAATGGTCTGCAAATGTTGCACTCTTCTTTTTAGGTTGCGTTGCTATTGCTGGTGCTTACGGTGCACTAACCGTAAGTAAAAAAATATTCATAGTCCAAAGTATACCTGCGTTAATAGGAATTATATTATGGTCCATTATTAAATTCTCATAG
- a CDS encoding CAP domain-containing protein, protein MKMRLLYAVPVFLLLFLGSCTSESLDETPVLEAENVLTIEQDLLEIVNEHRLNLNANALQFSEVAYKYANLHTDYMISKGSISHDNFSSRASNIDSEISVEMVAENVAKDYQTALEAFEGWYISSSHKKTMEGDFTHTGISVKRDDLGNYYFTQLFYKQ, encoded by the coding sequence ATGAAAATGAGATTGCTTTATGCGGTCCCTGTCTTTTTATTACTTTTTCTTGGTTCTTGTACAAGCGAATCTCTTGATGAAACGCCCGTACTTGAAGCTGAAAATGTTTTAACTATTGAGCAGGACCTTTTGGAAATTGTTAATGAACATAGGTTAAACCTAAACGCTAATGCCTTGCAGTTTAGTGAAGTGGCTTATAAATATGCAAACCTTCATACAGACTACATGATTTCAAAAGGTAGCATTAGTCATGATAACTTTAGCTCAAGAGCATCTAACATCGATTCTGAAATAAGCGTTGAAATGGTGGCTGAAAATGTAGCCAAAGATTACCAAACCGCCCTAGAAGCTTTTGAAGGATGGTACATTAGTAGCAGCCACAAAAAAACAATGGAGGGCGATTTTACACACACCGGTATCAGTGTAAAGAGAGACGACTTAGGCAACTACTACTTTACCCAACTTTTTTACAAGCAGTAA
- a CDS encoding 3-hydroxyanthranilate 3,4-dioxygenase — translation MSIQAPFNLNKWIEENRASLKPPVGNKNLYKDAGDYIVMIVAGPNARKDYHYNETEELFYQLEGNIEVHIQEDGKKRTMQLGPGDMYLHPAKVPHSPVRKERSIGLVIERKRDHMNVDDGLLWFCDNCNHKLYEAYFTLHDIEKDFLSHFKHFYSSKELRTCDNCGTVMPVDERFIAKEK, via the coding sequence ATGAGCATACAAGCACCATTTAATCTTAACAAATGGATTGAAGAAAACAGAGCTTCACTTAAGCCCCCTGTTGGAAACAAAAATTTATACAAAGATGCCGGCGATTATATCGTTATGATCGTTGCCGGACCAAATGCCAGAAAAGACTATCACTATAACGAAACCGAAGAATTGTTCTATCAGCTTGAAGGTAACATAGAAGTGCACATTCAAGAAGACGGTAAAAAACGCACCATGCAACTAGGACCTGGAGATATGTATCTGCACCCAGCCAAGGTACCACATTCTCCAGTTCGTAAAGAAAGATCAATAGGCCTTGTGATAGAACGTAAACGTGACCATATGAATGTGGACGACGGACTCTTGTGGTTTTGTGACAATTGTAACCATAAATTATATGAAGCCTATTTTACCCTTCACGATATAGAAAAAGATTTTTTATCTCACTTTAAGCATTTTTATAGCTCAAAGGAATTAAGGACTTGTGACAATTGCGGTACTGTAATGCCGGTTGATGAACGTTTTATAGCTAAAGAAAAATGA
- a CDS encoding antibiotic biosynthesis monooxygenase family protein, whose product MKKPYYAVIFTSARTTGDNGYGKMAEFMELLAKKQSGFIGIESARENIGITVSYWESLNAIHDWKQQADHVLAQKKGIADWYDSYTVRICLVEREYSFHKNP is encoded by the coding sequence ATGAAGAAGCCCTATTACGCTGTTATTTTTACTTCCGCTAGAACAACAGGTGATAATGGTTATGGTAAAATGGCCGAGTTCATGGAGCTATTAGCCAAAAAACAATCGGGTTTTATAGGTATTGAAAGTGCAAGGGAGAATATTGGAATTACCGTAAGTTATTGGGAAAGCTTAAATGCTATTCATGATTGGAAACAACAAGCAGACCATGTGTTAGCTCAAAAAAAAGGTATTGCTGACTGGTACGATTCTTACACCGTTCGCATTTGCTTGGTAGAAAGGGAATATAGTTTTCATAAAAACCCATAA
- a CDS encoding carbohydrate kinase family protein, protein MKKVFCIGELLIDFVAENQGKDLTKAKEFSKKAGGAPANVACAISKLGGDSFFVGAVGDDPFGTFLLRILEDEKVDISFAQRCDTFTTLAFVSIDADGERDFVFSRGADKELTYDSSLKSNFENNIIHFGAATALLGGALEETYNRYLFDGLTKNAFISFDPNYRVDLWKNKEDVFIRKCHAFIEKSHLCKFSLEEAQLLSGKDKLEDACQFFHEMGTQVIVVTLGSEGTLLSTKDFYKTIPSIKVTPKDTTGAGDAFIGCLLQQLTEHSKIEDVLVNEYLLSNMVSRANKAGAITTENFGAIQSLPTLQQLDS, encoded by the coding sequence ATGAAAAAGGTATTCTGTATTGGAGAATTACTCATAGATTTTGTTGCCGAAAACCAAGGCAAAGATTTAACGAAAGCAAAAGAATTTTCTAAGAAAGCAGGTGGTGCACCAGCCAATGTAGCCTGTGCAATTAGCAAGCTTGGCGGCGATAGCTTTTTTGTTGGTGCTGTTGGCGATGACCCATTTGGTACTTTTTTACTACGTATTCTTGAAGATGAAAAAGTTGATATTTCCTTTGCCCAAAGATGCGATACGTTTACCACTTTAGCCTTTGTTTCTATTGATGCCGATGGTGAGCGCGATTTTGTTTTTAGCCGAGGCGCAGACAAAGAGCTTACTTACGACTCTTCCTTAAAATCTAATTTTGAAAATAACATTATTCACTTTGGCGCAGCTACCGCTCTTTTAGGCGGTGCTCTTGAAGAGACCTATAATAGATATCTATTTGACGGATTAACCAAAAATGCGTTCATTAGTTTTGACCCTAACTACAGAGTAGATCTCTGGAAGAATAAAGAGGATGTTTTTATACGTAAGTGCCATGCTTTTATAGAGAAATCCCATTTATGTAAATTTAGCCTAGAAGAAGCACAACTACTTTCAGGAAAAGATAAGCTTGAAGATGCTTGCCAGTTTTTTCATGAAATGGGCACCCAAGTAATAGTTGTAACCTTAGGAAGCGAAGGAACTTTGCTTAGTACAAAAGATTTCTACAAAACCATACCAAGCATAAAAGTAACACCAAAAGACACTACCGGTGCCGGTGATGCTTTTATTGGTTGCCTTTTACAACAACTTACGGAACACTCTAAAATAGAAGATGTTCTGGTAAACGAATATTTACTTTCTAACATGGTTTCAAGGGCAAATAAAGCTGGGGCCATTACAACGGAAAATTTTGGAGCCATACAATCGCTACCTACATTACAACAATTAGACTCTTAA
- a CDS encoding metallophosphoesterase family protein, which yields MSTKRTLVVGDIHSGLQALKQVLEKAAITEDDTIIFLGDYIDGWSEAVETVNYLIQLKERYNCIYLRGNHDELCYEWLTGKADNPTWFMHGGEATSNSYGKASKETKDRHIKFYESLENYYLDAENRLFLHAGFTNLKGIEHEYFEKTFYWDRTLWELALSLNKDLENDHIHYPKRLKNYAEIYIGHTPVTRIGKTTPQNAANVWNIDTGAAFKGPLTVFNANTKEYWQSEPVYTFYPNETGRN from the coding sequence ATGAGTACAAAAAGAACACTGGTTGTAGGTGACATTCACTCAGGATTACAAGCTTTAAAGCAAGTACTTGAGAAAGCAGCTATAACTGAAGATGATACGATAATTTTTTTAGGAGATTATATTGATGGATGGAGTGAAGCGGTTGAAACTGTAAACTATCTTATACAACTAAAAGAAAGGTACAATTGTATATACCTAAGAGGTAATCATGATGAGCTTTGCTATGAATGGTTAACCGGTAAGGCAGATAACCCAACATGGTTTATGCATGGTGGTGAAGCCACTTCAAATTCTTATGGCAAAGCTTCAAAAGAAACAAAAGATAGGCACATTAAATTTTATGAAAGCTTAGAGAATTATTATCTAGACGCTGAAAATAGATTGTTTTTACATGCAGGCTTTACAAATTTGAAAGGTATAGAGCATGAATATTTTGAAAAGACATTTTACTGGGATCGTACTTTGTGGGAGTTGGCACTTTCTTTGAATAAAGATTTAGAAAATGATCATATCCATTATCCGAAGCGATTAAAGAATTATGCTGAAATTTATATTGGCCATACACCGGTTACCCGTATTGGTAAGACTACACCACAGAATGCCGCCAATGTATGGAATATTGATACGGGTGCAGCTTTTAAAGGACCGTTAACTGTGTTTAACGCCAATACTAAAGAATACTGGCAAAGTGAGCCGGTTTATACCTTTTATCCTAACGAAACGGGTAGAAACTAA
- a CDS encoding SPFH domain-containing protein — protein sequence MSIFDEIKKKLSHEFIDIVEWLDNTDDTIVYRFERYQNEIKNNAQLIVREGQTAVFINEGQLADVFKPGTYTLNTQNLPILTTLKGWKYGFDSPFKAEVYFVNTRLFTDEKWGTKNPFMLSDDRFGLVEIRAFGTYSFRVNDPGKFVVDVVGTDGNFTSYEVNEHLKSLIVTRFTDTVGEANLPIELYAANTSELSETCQEVMQPEFNRVGIELEKFYIENVSMPEELKKEIFEYSRLDKLDMGKLAQFKAAKAMELAAKNEGGTAGAGMGMGMGFVLAQQMGGLMEQPAAQPLGGQTAQQPQAPPPMPAQVTYFYAVSGQQLGPVGFDKLKELFASRTINRDSLIWKQGMPNWTALKEVEELKSFLGGNTPPPLPTA from the coding sequence ATGAGCATATTTGATGAAATTAAGAAAAAACTGAGCCACGAGTTTATTGATATTGTAGAATGGCTAGATAATACTGACGACACTATAGTTTATCGTTTTGAACGTTACCAAAATGAAATTAAGAACAATGCGCAATTGATCGTTAGAGAAGGGCAGACTGCAGTTTTTATTAATGAAGGTCAATTGGCAGATGTTTTTAAACCGGGCACATATACTTTAAATACGCAGAACCTGCCTATTTTAACGACCTTAAAAGGTTGGAAATATGGATTTGATAGTCCGTTCAAAGCTGAGGTGTATTTTGTAAATACGCGCTTGTTTACAGATGAAAAATGGGGTACAAAAAATCCGTTCATGTTAAGTGATGATAGATTTGGTTTGGTGGAAATACGTGCTTTTGGTACCTATAGTTTTAGAGTAAATGATCCAGGAAAGTTTGTAGTAGATGTAGTGGGTACCGATGGTAATTTTACAAGCTATGAGGTAAATGAACATTTAAAAAGCTTAATAGTTACCCGTTTTACAGATACGGTAGGTGAAGCTAATTTACCAATTGAGTTGTATGCGGCGAACACAAGCGAACTATCTGAAACCTGCCAAGAAGTAATGCAGCCAGAATTTAATAGGGTAGGTATAGAGTTAGAGAAATTCTACATCGAAAATGTATCGATGCCTGAAGAACTTAAAAAGGAAATATTCGAATACAGCCGATTGGATAAATTGGACATGGGCAAGTTGGCGCAGTTCAAAGCAGCCAAAGCAATGGAGTTAGCGGCCAAAAATGAAGGCGGAACAGCTGGTGCCGGTATGGGCATGGGTATGGGTTTTGTATTGGCTCAACAAATGGGAGGCTTAATGGAGCAACCTGCGGCGCAACCGCTAGGAGGGCAAACAGCACAACAGCCACAAGCGCCGCCACCAATGCCGGCACAAGTAACCTATTTCTATGCGGTAAGCGGTCAACAATTAGGTCCTGTTGGTTTTGATAAGCTCAAAGAATTATTTGCGAGTAGAACAATTAATAGAGATTCGTTGATCTGGAAACAAGGTATGCCCAATTGGACTGCATTAAAAGAGGTAGAGGAATTAAAATCTTTCTTGGGTGGTAATACGCCACCACCATTACCAACAGCATAA
- a CDS encoding CvpA family protein has product MGLLDILLGLPLIWGLWKGYKNGLFMEIASIVALVAGIFGAIHFSYITGEYLSEHLNWDERNMSIIAFIITFVLIIIIVNLIGKLLTKVANFAMLGSLNKIAGGIFGALKVAILLGAAFIFFDRMDTTFNLLKEETKKESILYQPIKDIGALIFDTVLQNESPEKESSKEHIFI; this is encoded by the coding sequence ATGGGACTTTTAGATATTTTACTTGGATTACCTTTAATATGGGGTCTATGGAAAGGATATAAAAACGGACTTTTCATGGAAATTGCATCTATTGTGGCACTAGTCGCCGGAATTTTCGGAGCCATTCATTTTTCATATATTACAGGTGAATATTTATCTGAACACTTGAATTGGGACGAACGTAATATGAGTATCATTGCCTTTATAATCACATTCGTACTAATCATAATAATCGTCAATTTAATTGGAAAACTATTGACTAAGGTTGCCAATTTTGCCATGCTAGGCTCTTTAAATAAAATTGCAGGGGGTATTTTTGGTGCATTGAAAGTTGCTATTTTATTAGGTGCCGCTTTTATATTTTTTGATCGAATGGATACCACGTTCAACTTACTGAAAGAAGAAACTAAAAAGGAATCTATTCTTTACCAACCTATTAAGGATATAGGTGCATTAATTTTTGATACTGTACTACAAAATGAAAGTCCAGAAAAAGAGTCTTCTAAAGAACACATTTTTATCTAA
- the glpK gene encoding glycerol kinase GlpK, which yields MSRQFIVSLDQGTTSSRALLVDHDGAIKGMVQKEFKQIFPKSGWVEHDPNEILSSQMVVLKELLEQEKVKPTEIVGIGITNQRETTVVWDKNTGEPVYNAIVWQDKRTADICEHLKKIGLTEHVKKTTGLVIDSYFSGTKVKWILDNVEGAKEKAKAGNLLMGTIDTWLVWNMTKDHNHVTDYTNASRTMIYDIVNLKWDDKLLKALDIPKTMLPEVKPSSANFGDYELDGVKISIAGIAGDQQAALFGQACFKKGSAKNTYGTGCFMLMNTGEKPQFSKNGLLTTIAYGLDGKVNYALEGSIFIAGAAIQWLRDGLELIKDAKETEELANSIEGENPVYVVPAFAGLGAPYWDMYARGAVFGLTRDTGKAHLAKATLEALAYQTKDILKAMEDDSGIQLKNLRVDGGACANNHLMQFQADILDSEVHRPEIIESTAMGAAFLAGIQVGFWEQSDIDQSRPMDRIFKPTFDRVKRKRLYKKWQKAVERSKGWEEE from the coding sequence ATGTCAAGGCAATTTATAGTATCATTGGATCAGGGAACTACAAGCTCTAGAGCATTGTTGGTAGACCATGATGGCGCCATTAAAGGAATGGTCCAAAAAGAATTCAAACAAATTTTTCCTAAATCGGGTTGGGTAGAACATGATCCAAACGAAATCTTATCTTCACAGATGGTTGTTTTAAAAGAGCTGCTTGAACAGGAAAAAGTAAAACCCACAGAAATTGTAGGTATAGGCATTACCAACCAAAGGGAAACTACTGTGGTTTGGGATAAAAATACAGGAGAACCAGTATATAATGCCATTGTTTGGCAAGACAAACGTACAGCAGATATTTGCGAACATTTAAAGAAAATAGGGCTTACGGAGCATGTCAAGAAAACTACAGGTTTGGTCATTGACTCTTATTTTTCGGGCACCAAAGTAAAATGGATATTGGATAATGTTGAAGGCGCAAAAGAGAAAGCCAAAGCAGGCAATTTGCTAATGGGTACAATTGATACTTGGTTAGTCTGGAACATGACCAAAGACCATAACCATGTAACCGATTATACCAATGCATCACGAACCATGATTTATGATATTGTAAATCTTAAGTGGGACGATAAATTACTAAAAGCGCTAGATATACCGAAAACGATGTTGCCAGAAGTAAAACCATCTTCTGCGAATTTTGGTGATTATGAGTTAGATGGAGTTAAAATATCAATTGCGGGTATTGCAGGTGATCAGCAAGCAGCATTATTTGGGCAAGCTTGTTTTAAGAAAGGATCTGCAAAGAACACCTATGGTACAGGTTGTTTTATGCTAATGAACACAGGTGAAAAACCCCAGTTTTCTAAAAACGGACTTTTAACTACTATAGCTTATGGTTTAGATGGCAAAGTCAATTATGCGTTGGAAGGAAGTATTTTTATTGCAGGAGCAGCGATACAATGGTTACGAGATGGTTTAGAGCTTATTAAAGATGCAAAAGAAACCGAAGAATTAGCAAACTCGATTGAAGGGGAGAACCCGGTTTATGTAGTGCCGGCCTTTGCAGGTCTTGGAGCACCTTATTGGGATATGTATGCCAGAGGAGCCGTTTTCGGTTTAACAAGGGATACGGGTAAAGCACATTTGGCAAAGGCAACATTAGAAGCGTTGGCATACCAAACCAAGGATATTTTAAAGGCAATGGAAGATGATTCTGGAATTCAGCTTAAAAATTTAAGAGTTGATGGTGGTGCTTGTGCAAATAATCATCTAATGCAATTTCAAGCAGATATTTTAGACTCAGAAGTTCATCGTCCAGAAATTATTGAATCTACCGCAATGGGTGCAGCATTTCTTGCAGGAATTCAAGTAGGTTTTTGGGAGCAATCAGACATTGATCAAAGTCGACCAATGGATCGAATATTTAAGCCCACTTTTGATCGTGTAAAACGGAAACGTTTGTATAAAAAATGGCAAAAAGCTGTAGAAAGATCAAAAGGCTGGGAAGAAGAATAG